A single genomic interval of Pyramidobacter piscolens W5455 harbors:
- the rplN gene encoding 50S ribosomal protein L14, whose product MIQLNTVLNVADNTGAKRVKCIQVLGGSRRRFGSLGDIIVCAVKEAIPNSNVAKGSVVKAVIVRTKKERRRADGSYVRFDDNAAVLIDGNGDPRGTRIFGPVARELRAKKYMRIISLAPEVV is encoded by the coding sequence ATGATTCAGTTAAATACAGTGCTTAACGTCGCTGACAACACTGGTGCGAAACGCGTCAAATGCATCCAAGTGCTCGGTGGCAGCCGTCGCCGTTTCGGCTCGCTGGGCGATATCATTGTCTGCGCCGTAAAGGAAGCCATTCCCAACAGCAATGTTGCCAAGGGCAGCGTCGTCAAGGCTGTGATCGTTCGTACTAAAAAGGAGCGCCGCCGCGCTGACGGTTCCTACGTGCGCTTTGACGACAACGCAGCCGTTCTGATCGACGGTAACGGCGATCCTAGAGGAACCCGTATTTTTGGCCCAGTCGCCCGTGAGCTTCGCGCGAAGAAGTACATGCGCATCATCTCGCTGGCGCCCGAAGTTGTATAG
- the rpsQ gene encoding 30S ribosomal protein S17 — protein MEAKTPHRKMKIGIVVSDKMEKTISVRVTRHAMHPVYGKRIIKSKKFLVHDAENACRMGDRVQFAETRPMSKNKRWTLVKIIERAPILGGSVEEDV, from the coding sequence ATGGAAGCGAAAACCCCTCATCGCAAGATGAAAATCGGAATCGTTGTCAGCGACAAGATGGAGAAGACGATCTCTGTCCGTGTGACCCGGCATGCCATGCACCCCGTTTACGGCAAGCGTATCATCAAGTCCAAGAAGTTCCTCGTGCACGACGCCGAGAACGCCTGCCGCATGGGCGACAGAGTCCAGTTTGCCGAAACTCGTCCTATGAGCAAGAACAAGCGCTGGACCCTCGTCAAGATCATTGAGAGAGCCCCCATCCTGGGCGGATCTGTCGAGGAGGATGTTTAA